DNA from Sphingomonas psychrotolerans:
GCATATTGGCGATAATAATTGTCCGGAACGCTCGCGAACCACGCGCCCGACAGCGCCGTCTTGCCGCCGATCGCCGAATCGGTGTTCCACAATTCGGTGCCGAGCAGCCGCGCGGCCTTGCCGCTGGCCTGGCGGCGAATCAGTGGCGCGGCGCCGACCGCCCCGTCGGCACTCCCGGCGACGAGAATCGCCTGGAACGGCGAACGGCCGATCTTGGCAATCGCCGTCGCCAGTGAACCGGGCCGGCCGTCATAGGTCTCGAGCGCGTTGACCTTGCCACCGGCTTCCTCGACCGAACGGAGAAACGCCGTCGACGCCCGCTCGCCATAGAGGCCGCTGGGGATGAGGCCGGCAAACTCGGTTATCCCGGACCTTTTGGCATAATTGACCACGCGCTCGATCGACTGGGCGGGGACATAGCCGAGGATATAGGTGCCGTTGCCCGCCACGCCGGCATCGTTCGAGAAGCTGAGCACCGGAACGCGCGCACGCCGTGCGATCGGCGCGACTTCGCGCGCTTCCTCGGCGAGCAGAGGCCCGAGGATCAGGCGGTTGCCGTCGCTGATCGCCTGCGCCGCCGCCGCAGCCGCGCCGCCGGGTGCGGCGGTGTCATAGGTGGTGATTCGCAGCGCATCGCTCTTGGTGTCGAGCACCGCGAGCTGAGTGGCGTTCTGGAGTGAGCGTCCGACGCCGGCATTGGGTCCGCTGAGCGGCACCAGCAATGCGATGCGGTGCCGCTGCACGTCCTGCGGCAGCCCGGGCTGGATCGGGCGCGGGGCCACCGGAATGGGCCGCTCTGCCGGTGTCGGGCGCTCGGCCTCCGGCACGATCCGCGGACCGCTGGCGCAGGCCGCGAGGAACAGGGTCACGCCGATCGCGGCGGCGCGCACCATGTTTCTCAGGCCCGGTTGCGCTGTTGCTCTGGCGTCTGCCATGACTCTCCCCGATGGATGATCTAATTCTCTCGCCCGGCCTCTACATCGTCGCGACGCCGATCGGCAATCTCGGCGATCTCACTCCGCGCGCTGCACAAATACTGATGAAAGCGGATGTGGTTGCGGTTGAAGACTCGCGTGTGACAGCCGGGCTGTTCCGCCATCTCGGCACCAGGGGCAAGATGCTGCCTTATCACGACCATAACGCGGACGCCGTGCGCCCGGGTCTGATCGCGCGAATGGCGAGCGAGGCGGTTGCCCTCGTCTCCGACGCCGGGACGCCGTTGATCTCGGATCCCGGCTTCAAACTGGTTCGCGATGCCCGCGCCGCCGGCCATGTCGTGACTACGATCCCCGGCCCCTGCGCCGCGATCGCCGCGCTCACCCTCGCCGGGCTGCCGACCGATCGTTTCTTCTTTCTCGGCTTCCTGCCCGCCAAGCAGCAGGCACGCGCCGAAGCCATTGCCGAAGTCGCCGCGATCCGCGCGACCCTGGTGCTCTACGAATCGGGTCCGCGCCTCGCCGCCTGTCTCGCCGCGCTGGCCGAGGGTCTCGGCAATCGCGAGGCGGCGGTCGCACGCGAGATCACCAAACGCTTCGAGGAATGCGTGACCGGAACGCTGCACGAACTGGCGGCGCGCTATGCCGATGCGCCGCCCAGAGGCGAGATCGTGGTGGTGGTCGCGCCTCCCGGCGAAGCGCCACCGGCGAGCGTGGAGGAC
Protein-coding regions in this window:
- a CDS encoding penicillin-binding protein activator; this encodes MVRAAAIGVTLFLAACASGPRIVPEAERPTPAERPIPVAPRPIQPGLPQDVQRHRIALLVPLSGPNAGVGRSLQNATQLAVLDTKSDALRITTYDTAAPGGAAAAAAQAISDGNRLILGPLLAEEAREVAPIARRARVPVLSFSNDAGVAGNGTYILGYVPAQSIERVVNYAKRSGITEFAGLIPSGLYGERASTAFLRSVEEAGGKVNALETYDGRPGSLATAIAKIGRSPFQAILVAGSADGAVGAAPLIRRQASGKAARLLGTELWNTDSAIGGKTALSGAWFASVPDNYYRQYATKYRARFGAAPYRLSTLGYDAVLLTVRIAREWRPGSEFPAARLTEREGFAGLDGAFRLGRDGVAERALEVQEIRGGTTATVSPAPPNFNGN
- the rsmI gene encoding 16S rRNA (cytidine(1402)-2'-O)-methyltransferase is translated as MDDLILSPGLYIVATPIGNLGDLTPRAAQILMKADVVAVEDSRVTAGLFRHLGTRGKMLPYHDHNADAVRPGLIARMASEAVALVSDAGTPLISDPGFKLVRDARAAGHVVTTIPGPCAAIAALTLAGLPTDRFFFLGFLPAKQQARAEAIAEVAAIRATLVLYESGPRLAACLAALAEGLGNREAAVAREITKRFEECVTGTLHELAARYADAPPRGEIVVVVAPPGEAPPASVEDGDVALAEALTRLPPAKAAGEVAKKLGLDRKALYARAMALKT